A section of the Arachis hypogaea cultivar Tifrunner unplaced genomic scaffold, arahy.Tifrunner.gnm2.J5K5 arahy.Tifrunner.gnm2.scaffold_95, whole genome shotgun sequence genome encodes:
- the LOC114927270 gene encoding LOB domain-containing protein 1-like: protein MEGSDTNNTTYSNSTSTSSGDPPPPAAATVAVVMSPCAACKILRRRCTEKCMLAPYFPPTEPTKFTIAHRVFGASNIVKFLQEIPESQRADAVSSMVYEASARIRDPVYGCAGAICQLQKQVNELRAQLAKTQAEVATMQFQQANLVALIYMEMAQQQSSQQQQQEFESSPQQSSMEDFNVPSPHYQQSNINYFEDNPSLNSLWEPLWT from the exons atggagggaAGTGACACTAACAACACCACCTACTCTAACtctacttctacttcttctgGTGATCCTCCTCCTCCGGCGGCGGCAACGGTGGCGGTTGTAATGAGCCCTTGTGCAGCATGCAAGATCTTGAGGCGAAGATGCACGGAGAAATGCATGCTTGCGCCATATTTCCCTCCCACCGAGCCTACCAAGTTCACCATTGCTCATAGGGTCTTTGGCGCTAGCAACATCGTCAAGTTCTTGCAG gaGATTCCGGAATCTCAAAGAGCTGATGCAGTGAGTAGCATGGTGTATGAGGCAAGTGCAAGAATAAGGGACCCAGTTTATGGTTGTGCAGGTGCAATTTGCCAGCTTCAGAAGCAAGTCAATGAGCTTAGAGCACAATTGGCAAAAACACAAGCTGAGGTTGCAACCATGCAATTTCAACAAGCCAACCTTGTTGCCCTAATTTACATGGAAATGGCACAACAACAAAgttcccaacaacaacaacaagagttTGAATCATCACCTCAGCAATCATCAATGGAAGATTTCAATGTTCCAAGCCCTCACTATCAACAAAGTAACATCAACTACTTTGAGGATAACCCTAGCCTCAATTCATTGTGGGAGCCGCTCTGGACATGA